The genomic segment GCTGGGTATCCAGCAGGTCGGCGCTGACCGCGAGCCCGACTTGCGGAATCCGAGGCCCGCGCCCGGTGTGGCGGCCGTACAGCTCCGCGATATCCAACACCCGATACACCGGCTTGCCCTCCCGATCGGCGCGGAGCAGCGCGGTGGAGGCGGCAGGCTCGTGCAGCACGGCGACGTCGCTGCGGCCGGCGAGAAACAGCGGCACCGCCTCGCCGGGCGAGCCGACATATTCGCAGCGAACGTCGCGGTCCGGATCGAGCCCGGCCCAGCGCAGCACCAGCCGAAACAACAGATCGGGCGCTTCATTCTTGTTCGACAACAGAATGCTGCGGCCGGCGAGATCAGCGACCGACCTGATGGCCGGATCGCGCGCCATCACATAGAGCACGCCCCAGGTGACGACATTCAGCATCCGCGTCCCGGCACCGCGATTGAAGAAATTGGCGGCCGCGTAGGTCGAGGTCGCGAACAGCCGGAACTGCCCCGACGCGATCCCGGCGCGCATCTGGTCGGTGCTCCTCCAGAGCTGAAAGCGGATCCCGGGTGCAATCTGCTGCAGCCGCTCCGACGCCACGGCGCGGACGAACAGCGCCGACGGGGTCGCCGGAATTCCCCACAGCGTCAGTGGCTCGGCGGCGAACGTCCGCGTCAGCCCCAGCGCCGGCAGCGCCGCAAGGCCGCGCACCACATCACGCCGAGTGGGGATCAGATGCTGTGGCGGCGACATCTCCTGCGCTCCCCGTCAGTACAGGATCGTGCTCATGGTGAGATCGTCCCAGATCTCCTTGACGGTGTGCTGCAGCTCGCGCTTGCGCGACGCGTAGTGGGTGTGCAGCAGCCGATGCGCGATCTCGGAATTCGGCGCCTGCAGCAGTTCGCGATACAGCGCCTGCACCTGGGGATTGTTGTGCGACTGCCGGACTTTGGCGGCGCGGTCAACATTGTAGATGGTTTCGCGGCGCTTCAGCGCGAGCGGCAGATACGCCTTCTTTGAGCGCAGCGACCCGCCGCCGTCGACGCAGCCGCCCGGACAGGCCATCACCTCGATGAAATCGTAGTTGGCTTCGCCGCTCAGCACCGACTCCACCAGGCGGCGCGTGTCGCCGAGGCCGTGAACCATCGCGACCTTGACCTCGCCGACCGGGCCGCCGAGATCGACACAGGCCTCGCGCAGCCCTTCGAAGCCGCGCAGCTGCGTCAGCTCGATCCGCTCCAGTTCGCGGCCATTGACCAGCGCGTAGATGGTCCGCACCGCCGCTTCCATCACGCCGCCGGTGGTGCCGAAGATGGCGCCGGCGCCGGAATAGGCGCTGAGGAACGGGCGGTCGAACTGCGACGACGGCAGATCCTTCAGATCGATGCCCTCGCGCCGCAGCAGCCGGGCGAATTCGCGCGTGGTCAGCACCAGGTCGGTTTCGGGCTGCCCGTCATGGACCATCTGCGGCCGCACCGCCTCGTCCTTCTTGGCGATGCACGGCATGATCGAAATCACCCGGATGCGCTCCGCCGGAACTCCGAGCTGTCCGGGCAGATAGCTTTTGGCGATGGTCGACAGCACCTGCTGCGGCGACTTGGTCGAAGACAATAGCGGCAATACGTCCGGATAGTGGATCTCGGCGAAGTTGATCCAGGCCGGGCAGCACGACGTGAAGGTCGGGCGCCGGCCCTGCTTCAGCCGCGCCAGCAACTCCGCGCCCTCCTCCATGATCACCACGTCGGCGGCAAAGTTGGTGTCCAGCACGACATCGACGCCGAGCTTGCGGCAGGCGGCAATGATCTGGCCTTCGACATTGGTGCCGGCGGGCAGACCAAATTCTTCGCCGAACGCCACCCGCACTGCGGGCGCGAACTGCACCACGGTGACGACGTCCGGATCGCAGATGTAGTCGAGTGCCCGATCGGTCTCGTCGCGCTCGCCGAGCGCGCCGGTCGGGCACACCAGTACGCATTGGCCGCAGGAGACGCACACCGAATTCGGATAGCCGTCGGCATCGCGCAGCGCCACCATCCGCTCCAGCCCGCTGCCCTCGATCGCCAGCGCGTCGATCTTCTGGTGATAGCGGCAGATCGCGACGCAGCGCTGGCAGCGGACGCAGCGCCGCATGTCGCGCACCATCGACGGCGAGCTGTGGTCGACCGGGCGCGACTCGGTCCGTTCCCGATCGAAGAACCGGTTCTGCTGCAACCCGACGAACTGCGCCAGATCCTGCAGCTCGCAGCTGCCGTGCCGGATGCAGGTGGCGCAATCCTGCAGATGATCGGCCATCAGCAGTTCGACCTGAAGACGCTGCATGTCCCGCGCCTTCTTGGAGCGGGTCTGCACCTCCATGCCGTCGCGCACGGGGGTGTTGCAGGCGGTGACGATCTGCGGGGTGTCCTTGCCGGCCTGCAGGATCTCGACCAGGCAGACCCGGCAGGCACCGGGGGTATGATCGATGTCCTCCAATTCGCACAGCGTCGGGATGTAGACGTCGTAGCGCCGCGCACAGGACAGGATGGTCTCGTTGGCGAAGCCGGCGCAGGCGACGCCGTTGATCGAGAGCGTCATCGTCGCTTCGGCGGGATCGCGGGCAGACAGGCTGGCCTGATCGGGCGTGCACATCGCTTCAAGCCGCTCCTTCCGGGATCGGATGCTTGGTGACGACGGAATAGACGCGATAGCAGCGCATGCAGCGCTGGGTCTCCGCATAGGCGGCGCGCGCGTCGATGGTCTGCTCGACTTCGCCGAACATGTGCTTGCGCAGCTCGGGATCGATTTCGGGATTGTGCACCCGATAGGCGTTGCGCACCGGGGCTGCGACGATCTCGTTGGCCAGCATATGATTTTCGGCGATCAGCTTGCGCATCCGCGACCGCTTGAAGAACCGCACCGAACCGCGTTGAATCCAATCGTCGATGTTGCGCGCTGCCTTCAGTCCTGCAGCCATCGCGTAAACAAGCGTCGACGGACCGGTGACGCAATCGCCGCCGGCAAAAACTCCCGGCCGCGAGGTCGCCAGCACCCGATCGGTCGCGACGCAGCGCCAGCGGTCGAACGCAATGCCGTCGCTCTCGATCAGCGGACCGTCCTCGACCTGCTGACCGATCGCGGCGATCAGCACGTCGCAGCGCATCGATGTCTCGCCGCCCGGGACCGGCTTCACCGACCGCCGCCCACCGGCATCGGGCTCGCTCGCCTGCATCCTGGTCAGCACCACACCGGTGACCTTGCCGTGGTCGGTGACGATCTTGGCCGGCGCGGTGAGCACATGGAATTCGACGCCTTCGGCGCGCGCCGCTTCGATCTCGGCCGGGTCGGCCGGCATGTCGGCGAGCGTGCGGCGATAGACGACGTGGACCTTCTCGGCGCCGAGCCGAATTGCCGAACGCACGCAGTCCATCGCGACGTTGCCGCCACCAACCACCACCACCTCGCCCTTCAATACCAGCGGAGCGATGCCGTCGACGTGGTCATGGACCTTGAGCAGGAAGTCGATGCCGCTGAAGTAGCCGCCATGTGCGGCGTCTTCGCCGTCGACGCCGAGCCGGGCGCCCTGCTGACAGCCAAGGCCCAGGAACACCGCGCGATAGCCGCGCGCAAACAGGTCGTCGACCGAGAAGTCGCGGCCGAGGCGCTGATCGAACAGGAACCGGCCGCCGAGGTCGACGATGATGTCGGTCTCCAGCGCCAGCGTGTCCTTGGGCAGCCGGTAGCTCGGAATGCCGATCTGCGCCATGCCGCCGGCCTGGCCGGCCTTGTCGAAGACGTCGACGTGATAGCCGCGCAACAACAGGTGATAGGCGCAGGAGATGCCGGCCGGGCCGGCGCCGACCACCGCCACCCGCATCCCGTCGGCGAGCGGCTTGCGGATCATGTCGCGGGTGAATTTCAGCGCGTGCGGACCGCTCTGCTGGTCGGCGACGTAGCGCTTCAGCGTCTTGATGCCGACGGCTTCGTCGACGAATTTGCGCCGGCACGCCTGCTCGCAATAGCGCACGCAGACCCGGCCGCAGGTCGCGGCCATCGGGTATTTCTGCAGCAGCACGCCGAGCGAGTTCTCGGGCTTACCATCCCGGATGTAGTCGATGTAGCGCGGCACGTTGACCTTGGAGGGGCAGGCCTCGATACACGGCGCTGTCACATAGGCCATGCCGTGCTGAGCCGGGATTGGCCGGTGCTGCGCCAGCTCCTGTTCGATCCGTTCGCGAAAGTCCCGCAGCGCCGCCAGCAGCGCGACCGCGCAGGTCTGCCCCAGCCCGCACAGCGAGGTCTGCCGGATCTGCTCGCCGAGCATCACGATGTCGTCGAGCGTCAGCGCGGCGTCCAGACCGCGGCGCATCTGATCGAGCGCATCGCGGACCAGCACGGTGCCGATCCGGCAGGGCGTACAGGCACCGCAGGACTGTTCGGCCGCGGCCTTCAGGTAGTGGAATAGCGCATCGACCAGCGAAACCGTGGGGTCGAACACGAAGAACCCGCGATCGGCGATGAAAGCGCGGATTGCGTTGCCCTCGTCGAACTCGTCGAAGTTTGCCAGCGCGTAGTTCGCCGCCCGAGCCTCGGCCGCCCGTGAATCATAGGCAACGCCGTCCCAGACCCCGTACACCACCTGCGTCATCTAAACCCCGCCCCAGGGTACTGCCCGCATCGATCAGCCGATCAAAGCTGATTTGCGCTGAACCCATGATGACACAGATCAGAAATAACCGGCCCGGCCGACGCAGGCGGGACGTAGCGTTATATGAGCAAGGTGGGGCTGTGGCGGTGGGCCGAAGACACGCTAAGCGCTAAAACAACTCGAAATCGCAATCATTCGCGGCGGGTGCCGCCTGCTTGGCGGTGATTCCGAACGGCAGCAGGAACTGGCGATGGACGTCGCGTTCGCGCTCCATCGTGTAGCGGGCGTAGAGTTCATCGAGCACGGCTTCGTCCTGATCACCGAACGAAGCGCGGCCCAGATCACCGACGGCGTCCTCAAGGCACTTTGCTACCGCCGGCAGCGTCGAGGCGCTGGAGCCGAGCGACGTCATCTGTTCGCGGGCGCCATTCATCACCGCGTCGAACTTGGCGCCTTCCTCGATCAAACGGCCAATCAGTCCGCCGAGGCGGTCGTTGCCGGCCTCGACGTCGTGCAGGGTTTGGAGAATGGCATTCTCCATGCTGGTCAGTTTGGTCTGGTCGCTGCTCACGCGCGACTTCCGAAGGTCGTCGCCGACCTTGGCGATCTCGCTCAACAGCGGCCTGAGCCGGACCGCGGCCCCGGTCATCTGGTCGGCGGTCAGCTTCATTTCGTGCGCGATCACCACGAAGGCGCGGCCTTTGGCGCCGAGATGGCCGGCGCGGAGACCGGCATTCATACCGATCAGCGAAATGTCGACCACCGAGTCGGACAAGTTGGCGATCGCGTCGCGAAACTTCTCAAGCGTATTTTCGACCACGCTGAGGGCCTCGTCGATCGAGCGCCCGCCGTCTTCGCACATCGCGATCAGGCTGGAGGCCTGGGCAAGGGTCTGCCGGACCCGCGACAGGAACGAGGCCGAACCACCCTCCCGGCCG from the Rhodopseudomonas palustris genome contains:
- a CDS encoding ABC transporter substrate-binding protein; this translates as MSPPQHLIPTRRDVVRGLAALPALGLTRTFAAEPLTLWGIPATPSALFVRAVASERLQQIAPGIRFQLWRSTDQMRAGIASGQFRLFATSTYAAANFFNRGAGTRMLNVVTWGVLYVMARDPAIRSVADLAGRSILLSNKNEAPDLLFRLVLRWAGLDPDRDVRCEYVGSPGEAVPLFLAGRSDVAVLHEPAASTALLRADREGKPVYRVLDIAELYGRHTGRGPRIPQVGLAVSADLLDTQPGLVAAVQVACVEASTWIAAHPAEAAELAAPALGLPAEVIAASLPHVRLDVVPARQARDDIEVYFKNLMELDPGIVGGRLPDAAFYAG
- a CDS encoding 2Fe-2S iron-sulfur cluster binding domain-containing protein — protein: MCTPDQASLSARDPAEATMTLSINGVACAGFANETILSCARRYDVYIPTLCELEDIDHTPGACRVCLVEILQAGKDTPQIVTACNTPVRDGMEVQTRSKKARDMQRLQVELLMADHLQDCATCIRHGSCELQDLAQFVGLQQNRFFDRERTESRPVDHSSPSMVRDMRRCVRCQRCVAICRYHQKIDALAIEGSGLERMVALRDADGYPNSVCVSCGQCVLVCPTGALGERDETDRALDYICDPDVVTVVQFAPAVRVAFGEEFGLPAGTNVEGQIIAACRKLGVDVVLDTNFAADVVIMEEGAELLARLKQGRRPTFTSCCPAWINFAEIHYPDVLPLLSSTKSPQQVLSTIAKSYLPGQLGVPAERIRVISIMPCIAKKDEAVRPQMVHDGQPETDLVLTTREFARLLRREGIDLKDLPSSQFDRPFLSAYSGAGAIFGTTGGVMEAAVRTIYALVNGRELERIELTQLRGFEGLREACVDLGGPVGEVKVAMVHGLGDTRRLVESVLSGEANYDFIEVMACPGGCVDGGGSLRSKKAYLPLALKRRETIYNVDRAAKVRQSHNNPQVQALYRELLQAPNSEIAHRLLHTHYASRKRELQHTVKEIWDDLTMSTILY
- a CDS encoding FAD-dependent oxidoreductase, whose protein sequence is MTQVVYGVWDGVAYDSRAAEARAANYALANFDEFDEGNAIRAFIADRGFFVFDPTVSLVDALFHYLKAAAEQSCGACTPCRIGTVLVRDALDQMRRGLDAALTLDDIVMLGEQIRQTSLCGLGQTCAVALLAALRDFRERIEQELAQHRPIPAQHGMAYVTAPCIEACPSKVNVPRYIDYIRDGKPENSLGVLLQKYPMAATCGRVCVRYCEQACRRKFVDEAVGIKTLKRYVADQQSGPHALKFTRDMIRKPLADGMRVAVVGAGPAGISCAYHLLLRGYHVDVFDKAGQAGGMAQIGIPSYRLPKDTLALETDIIVDLGGRFLFDQRLGRDFSVDDLFARGYRAVFLGLGCQQGARLGVDGEDAAHGGYFSGIDFLLKVHDHVDGIAPLVLKGEVVVVGGGNVAMDCVRSAIRLGAEKVHVVYRRTLADMPADPAEIEAARAEGVEFHVLTAPAKIVTDHGKVTGVVLTRMQASEPDAGGRRSVKPVPGGETSMRCDVLIAAIGQQVEDGPLIESDGIAFDRWRCVATDRVLATSRPGVFAGGDCVTGPSTLVYAMAAGLKAARNIDDWIQRGSVRFFKRSRMRKLIAENHMLANEIVAAPVRNAYRVHNPEIDPELRKHMFGEVEQTIDARAAYAETQRCMRCYRVYSVVTKHPIPEGAA